CGACCGCCACCGTGCCCGTCACGGTCTCCTACGAACTCACCGGGCTCGGCCTGTCGCTGCACCAGTTGATGGGCGGCCTGAAAGGCTGGGCCGAAGAACACATGGACGAGGTACTGGCCAACCGCTCGGACCACGACGCCCGGACCGGATAGTTCGGGAAGTCAGGGATCGCGGATCGCGACCCGCGCCACTCCTGGAAAACTTGACTGTTTCGAATGTGTGTTCGATAAGCTGTAGGGGTGAGTCTTCTGAACGAACAGATCGAGGTCCGTTCCACCGACCGTGGAAACCCCGCCCAGTTCACCTGGCGCGGCCATACCTTCCGGGTCCGCAGGGTCATCGGTGACTGGCCCGCACGCCCCGAGGCTCCGGGCGTCCCGGCCACACAGATCCACCTGCTCCGCGTCTCGGCGGAGTCCGAGTCAGGTCAGCCCAGCATCATCGACATCTCACGCGACACCGCCTCGGACCGCTGGACCATGCGGCGCCAGTGGAGCTAGCTCGACGTGCTCTGAGTTAGCCAGGCCCCATTCCTCGCACGCCGGGCACTCCGCCGTCGGCCTGCCTCACGGGCACCGTCGGTGGACGGCCCCTTCCCCCCACCCGCACGGGGCGGCCGGTCGTGTCGCGGCCACTCCTTCCCAGTGAGGGGCGGATTCAACTGGTCGTCGCAACACCTCATTGATCACACGATTCAGCGCTCCGGGGCTCCAGTGGCTCCAGTGGCTCCAGTGGATCCAAGCGCTCTTGGCGCTCCGCCACCGGTTCGCCTCACGGGAGCGACGGGGCCGCCACCCACATCCCCCGTGATCTTGCTACCAGAAGCGAAATCGGCGCCGATTTCGCTTCTGGTAGCAAGATCTACTGGTCCACCATGGTGGGTGTCGGGAGGGTTTCGACGGGAGCCGCCCGACAGCGGGGCTGGGGTGACTCAAGCAAGATCTGTCCCACGTGGACCTTGTCGTGACCTGTCCACCAGCGCTCGCAGGCCAAGGCCCTGGCCGCGGGAGTGACCTTATAGAAGCCTGTGCAGCCGATAACTCACAGTAGATCTGTCCCCCGGGCCAGGGCCCTGGTAGTCGTCCCGTTCCTGACCAAGAGGAAGCAGGACACCACCATGGTGACAGTGGGTATCGACCCGCACAAGGACATGCACCAAGCCGTCGCGCTGGCCCAGGACGGCACCCGCCTGGGCAGGGCCAAGAAGGTCCAGACGGGCCCCGAGGCCCTGGGCCAGCTCTTGACCTGGATCCGCGCCCTGGCCGGAAACGGCCCGGTGCTGTGGGCCATCGAGGGCGGCCCCGGGCTGGGCCGGGCCATCGCTGACGCCCTGCTGGGAGCGGGCCAGGAAGTGGTGTGGGTGCCGCCGCGCGCCATGGCCGCCCACCGCAAGCTGAGCGGGCCGGTGGGCGCCAAGTCCGACGTGATCGACGCGGTGGCCATCGCGCGTGCGGCCCTGGCCACCCTGACCTGGCCCGCCACCGGATCGACCCGCAGGTGCGGCAGGTGCGTGCGCTGGTGGGCCTGCGCCAGAATCTGACCGATCAGCGTGTGGCCCTGACCAACCGGGTGCTGGCGGCGGTGCACATCGAGTTGGACCACCGCCTGGGCAAGGGGGCGTTGAAAACCCGGGCCAAGGTGGGTCGGGTGCGTGCTCTGGTGGAGGGGGCCGAGCTGGACGAGGTGGCGCGGTGGGTGCTGCTGGAGCAGCTGGAGGAGATCCACACCCTGTTCGTGCGTGTTGTTGAGGTGGAGCGGCGTCTCAAGGAGCTGGTGGAGCCGTTGGCGCCGAACTTGTTGGGGATTCGTGGTGTGGGTGTGGTCTGGGCTGCGGTGTTGCTCTCGCAGGTGGGGGATGTGTCGCGGTTTGCGACCTCGGCGAAGATGGCGCGGTGGGCGGGGAGCGCGCCGATTCCGGTGTTTTCCTCGGGGCGGGATCGGCATCGGTTGCACCGGGGTGGGAACCGGCAGGTGAACCGGGCGTTGCACTCGATCGGGGTGGTTCAGGTCCGGTTGGGTGAGCCGGCTCGGGAGTTCGTGCGTTCCCGGGAGGAGGCCAAGGGCACCAAGGGTGCGTATCGGGCTTTGAAGCGGCATTTGGCGGATGTGGTGTATCGGGCGATGGTCGCTGATCAAGTGGTGAGAGGGCGGGCTGAGGTCTCTCTTCAGCCCGCCACTTGACATAGAAGCGTCACGGAGAAAGGGGGGCACGGAACGGAGAAAGGGGGCACGGAGGAGACGGGGCCGAACCGCCCAGGGTGCCCGCCGGGCAGGGACCCGGCGGGCAGGGACCCGGCGGGCACTTCTCGTGTCGGGGCCGGTCGTCAGGACCAGAGCTCGGTGGAGTGCGCGCGCACCATTTCCCGAACCCGTTCCGCGAAGGAGCGCACGGGCATCGGGTCCAGGCGGCGGCCGCCCCGCAGGCGCACGGCCACCGCCTCCTCGACGGCCTCCTTCGCCCCGATGACCACCTGGTAGGGCACCAGGCGCGCGGACCGGATCCGGGCCCCGAGGCTGCCCCGGCCCGGGTCGCTCAGCTCGGCGCGCAACCCCAGTTCCTCGCACCGCTCCACCAGCTCCGCCGCGTCGGTGAACTGATCGGCGGAGACCGGGAGCACCGCGACCTGCACGGGCGCCAACCAGGCGGGGAAGGCGCCGCCGTGTACCTCGATCAGGTGGGCCATGGCCCGTTCCACGCTGCCGATCACGCTCCGGTGCACCATCACCGGCCGGTGTTTGGCGCCGTCGGCCCCCACGTAGGTGAGGTCGAACCGCTCGGGCTGGTGGAAGTCCACCTGGACGGTGGAGAGGGTGAACTCCCGCCCGGCCGCGTCGGTGAACTGCACGTCGATCTTGGGTCCGTAGAAGGCCGCCTCGTCCTCGGCCCGCTCGTAGGGCAGCCCGAAGCGGTCCAGAACCTCGGTAAGCAGTGCGGTGGCGCGCCGCCAGGCCTGCGGGGCGTCCACGTACTTGCCGCCGGGGCCGGGCAGGGACAGCCGGTACCGGGTCGCGGCGACGCCCATCGCGGTGTGCGCCCGCCGGATCAGGTCCAGGGCAGCGCCCGCCTCGTCGACGACC
This DNA window, taken from Nocardiopsis exhalans, encodes the following:
- a CDS encoding DUF6504 family protein translates to MSLLNEQIEVRSTDRGNPAQFTWRGHTFRVRRVIGDWPARPEAPGVPATQIHLLRVSAESESGQPSIIDISRDTASDRWTMRRQWS
- a CDS encoding IS110 family transposase gives rise to the protein MVTVGIDPHKDMHQAVALAQDGTRLGRAKKVQTGPEALGQLLTWIRALAGNGPVLWAIEGGPGLGRAIADALLGAGQEVVWVPPRAMAAHRKLSGPVGAKSDVIDAVAIARAALATLTWPATGSTRRCGRCVRWWACARI
- a CDS encoding transposase, which produces MRQVRALVGLRQNLTDQRVALTNRVLAAVHIELDHRLGKGALKTRAKVGRVRALVEGAELDEVARWVLLEQLEEIHTLFVRVVEVERRLKELVEPLAPNLLGIRGVGVVWAAVLLSQVGDVSRFATSAKMARWAGSAPIPVFSSGRDRHRLHRGGNRQVNRALHSIGVVQVRLGEPAREFVRSREEAKGTKGAYRALKRHLADVVYRAMVADQVVRGRAEVSLQPAT
- the thrS gene encoding threonine--tRNA ligase, encoding MTAKTAKKARHDHRALGRELELFGTDPLIGSGLPYWLPAGASVRHALEEYVRAVERRAGYQHVYSPVLGKRELYELSGHWSHYRDDMYPPMDLGGGDEGEELVLRPSLCPHHALIFRSRAHSHRELPLRMAELGGMYRSERSGVLGGLGRVRAIQLNDAHVFCTPDQVVDEAGAALDLIRRAHTAMGVAATRYRLSLPGPGGKYVDAPQAWRRATALLTEVLDRFGLPYERAEDEAAFYGPKIDVQFTDAAGREFTLSTVQVDFHQPERFDLTYVGADGAKHRPVMVHRSVIGSVERAMAHLIEVHGGAFPAWLAPVQVAVLPVSADQFTDAAELVERCEELGLRAELSDPGRGSLGARIRSARLVPYQVVIGAKEAVEEAVAVRLRGGRRLDPMPVRSFAERVREMVRAHSTELWS